In a genomic window of Rhopalosiphum maidis isolate BTI-1 chromosome 4, ASM367621v3, whole genome shotgun sequence:
- the LOC113550105 gene encoding serine/arginine repetitive matrix protein 1-like isoform X2 codes for MPKRGKEPRPSSRHSGGRFSPTSQPLRQPRNDYQIAGSSRSTCDSTSGRRSPHTKDNNKKSNGNVNPGNSSNRILVNLVNSPIILTDDDDDDDNVYKNLDTSVNLFRENGNKLKPESGEGASLVKHFVPSADRYHMSQSAPEKPVFRGPETDVLHDLGNDKLKIIRVQMIRADIQQNDSFRKAYVVEDSVAGSRSKDKNHQNFEERQVHFNQNNQQILYDNDKNYGMPMSPTRLMSRDQSLSPRLNMVRPPSPPLPYSPERDHFNSDNNMLRRDRPKRSPERNVHDRPPRPEHFLEQLKMENFSSGPPPEPRSPEMRFRPGDHNRHRSKDDPIHYEERPRHSGSPIYFENHYQYNRSMSPNNRPFSPNHEQQLPITPPSLRELSSPLRDRPPHPNERPRRRRTPPPRRDRSRERRRRISPRRRTPPPVRSPIKRREIGKKRGPIKTQEARKREAKERKRRSQSKPKSATQQQQQNPFQQPQPQPMYPPPPPPGVVRMPPRPFPPGPMMIPLRPPPFPPPMGAWRPPRPPMQAPPSGWPYPRPRPYYFPY; via the exons ATGCCTAAACGAGGAAAAGAACCGAGACCATCCAGTCGTCATTCTGGTGGTCGTTTTTCACCAACATCACAACCACTACGACAACCTAGAAATGATTATCAAATTGCAGGATCTTCACGTTCAac GTGTGATTCTACTTCTGGAAGAAGATCACCTCATACCAaagataataacaaaaaatctaaTGGAAACGTAAATCCTGGAAATTCTTCTAACAGAATACTTgt GAATTTAGTTAATAGTCCAATCATATTAACTgatgatgatgacgatgatgaCAATGTATATAAGAATTTAGATACTTCTGTGAATTTATTTCGAGAAAATGGAAATAAATTGAAACCTGAATCAGGCGAAGGTGCAAGCCTTGTGAAACATTTCGTACCTTCTGCTGATAG gtaccaCATGTCACAGAGTGCTCCTGAAAAACCAGTGTTTAGAGGACCAGAAACTGATGTATTGCATGATCTTGGaaatgacaaattaaaaatcattcgaGTCCAAATGATACGAGCTGACATTCAGCAAAACGATTCATTTCGTAAAGCTTATGTAGTTGAAGATTCAGTAGCTGGAAGTAGATCAAAAG ATAAAAACCATCAAAATTTTGAAGAACGACAAGttcattttaatcaaaataatcaacagATACTTTATGATAACG ataaaaattatggaATGCCTATGAGTCCAACCAGGTTAATGTCTCGAGATCAAAGTTTATCCCCACGTCTTAATATGGTTCGTCCACCATCTCCTCCTTTACCTTATTCTCCTGAACGTGATCATTTCAATTCTGACAACAATATGTTACGCAGAGATAGACCAAAACGCTCCCCGGAAAGAAATGTCCATGATCGTCCACCAAGGCCAGAACATTTTTTGgaaca ACTTAAGATGGAGAACTTTTCTTCTGGTCCTCCTCCAGAACCTAGATCACCAGAAATGCGTTTTAGACCAGGTGATCATAATAGACATCGTTCAAAGGATGACCCGATTCATTATGAAGAACGTCCCAGACACAGTGGATCTCCTATATATTTTGAGAATCATTACCAGTACAACAGAAGTATGTCACCTAATAACCGACCATTTTCTCCTAATCATGAACAACAATTGCCAATTACTCCACCGTCATTACGTGAGCTTTCTTCCCCTTTGAGAGATCGTCCACCACACCCTAATGAGCGTCCTCGAAGAAGACGCACACCACCGCCTAGACGGGATCGTTCAAGAGAAAGACGACGTCGCATTTCACCTAGAAGAAGAACACCACCACCAGTTCGTTCACCTATAAAGCGTAGAG aaattggTAAAAAACGAGGACCTATTAAAACTCAGGAAGCACGAAAACGAGAAGCCAAAGAAAGAAAAAGACGATCTCAATCCAAGCCAAAATCTGCTACACAACaa CAACAACAAAATCCATTCCAGCAACCTCAACCACAACCTATGTATCCGCCACCACCTCCTCCTGGAGTTGTTCGAATGCCACCGAGACCTTTCCCTCCAGGACCCATGATGATTCCATTGCGACCACCTCCCTTCCCACCACCAATGGGAGCATGGAGGCCACCACGTCCACCAATGCAGGCGCCTCCTTCTGGTTGGCCATATCCAC gCCCAAGGCCATACTACTTCCCCTACTAA
- the LOC113550105 gene encoding serine/arginine repetitive matrix protein 1-like isoform X1 encodes MPKRGKEPRPSSRHSGGRFSPTSQPLRQPRNDYQIAGSSRSTCDSTSGRRSPHTKDNNKKSNGNVNPGNSSNRILVNLVNSPIILTDDDDDDDNVYKNLDTSVNLFRENGNKLKPESGEGASLVKHFVPSADRYHMSQSAPEKPVFRGPETDVLHDLGNDKLKIIRVQMIRADIQQNDSFRKAYVVEDSVAGSRSKDKNHQNFEERQVHFNQNNQQILYDNDKNYGMPMSPTRLMSRDQSLSPRLNMVRPPSPPLPYSPERDHFNSDNNMLRRDRPKRSPERNVHDRPPRPEHFLEQLKMENFSSGPPPEPRSPEMRFRPGDHNRHRSKDDPIHYEERPRHSGSPIYFENHYQYNRSMSPNNRPFSPNHEQQLPITPPSLRELSSPLRDRPPHPNERPRRRRTPPPRRDRSRERRRRISPRRRTPPPVRSPIKRREIGKKRGPIKTQEARKREAKERKRRSQSKPKSATQQEHQQQQNPFQQPQPQPMYPPPPPPGVVRMPPRPFPPGPMMIPLRPPPFPPPMGAWRPPRPPMQAPPSGWPYPRPRPYYFPY; translated from the exons ATGCCTAAACGAGGAAAAGAACCGAGACCATCCAGTCGTCATTCTGGTGGTCGTTTTTCACCAACATCACAACCACTACGACAACCTAGAAATGATTATCAAATTGCAGGATCTTCACGTTCAac GTGTGATTCTACTTCTGGAAGAAGATCACCTCATACCAaagataataacaaaaaatctaaTGGAAACGTAAATCCTGGAAATTCTTCTAACAGAATACTTgt GAATTTAGTTAATAGTCCAATCATATTAACTgatgatgatgacgatgatgaCAATGTATATAAGAATTTAGATACTTCTGTGAATTTATTTCGAGAAAATGGAAATAAATTGAAACCTGAATCAGGCGAAGGTGCAAGCCTTGTGAAACATTTCGTACCTTCTGCTGATAG gtaccaCATGTCACAGAGTGCTCCTGAAAAACCAGTGTTTAGAGGACCAGAAACTGATGTATTGCATGATCTTGGaaatgacaaattaaaaatcattcgaGTCCAAATGATACGAGCTGACATTCAGCAAAACGATTCATTTCGTAAAGCTTATGTAGTTGAAGATTCAGTAGCTGGAAGTAGATCAAAAG ATAAAAACCATCAAAATTTTGAAGAACGACAAGttcattttaatcaaaataatcaacagATACTTTATGATAACG ataaaaattatggaATGCCTATGAGTCCAACCAGGTTAATGTCTCGAGATCAAAGTTTATCCCCACGTCTTAATATGGTTCGTCCACCATCTCCTCCTTTACCTTATTCTCCTGAACGTGATCATTTCAATTCTGACAACAATATGTTACGCAGAGATAGACCAAAACGCTCCCCGGAAAGAAATGTCCATGATCGTCCACCAAGGCCAGAACATTTTTTGgaaca ACTTAAGATGGAGAACTTTTCTTCTGGTCCTCCTCCAGAACCTAGATCACCAGAAATGCGTTTTAGACCAGGTGATCATAATAGACATCGTTCAAAGGATGACCCGATTCATTATGAAGAACGTCCCAGACACAGTGGATCTCCTATATATTTTGAGAATCATTACCAGTACAACAGAAGTATGTCACCTAATAACCGACCATTTTCTCCTAATCATGAACAACAATTGCCAATTACTCCACCGTCATTACGTGAGCTTTCTTCCCCTTTGAGAGATCGTCCACCACACCCTAATGAGCGTCCTCGAAGAAGACGCACACCACCGCCTAGACGGGATCGTTCAAGAGAAAGACGACGTCGCATTTCACCTAGAAGAAGAACACCACCACCAGTTCGTTCACCTATAAAGCGTAGAG aaattggTAAAAAACGAGGACCTATTAAAACTCAGGAAGCACGAAAACGAGAAGCCAAAGAAAGAAAAAGACGATCTCAATCCAAGCCAAAATCTGCTACACAACaa gaaCATCAGCAACAACAAAATCCATTCCAGCAACCTCAACCACAACCTATGTATCCGCCACCACCTCCTCCTGGAGTTGTTCGAATGCCACCGAGACCTTTCCCTCCAGGACCCATGATGATTCCATTGCGACCACCTCCCTTCCCACCACCAATGGGAGCATGGAGGCCACCACGTCCACCAATGCAGGCGCCTCCTTCTGGTTGGCCATATCCAC gCCCAAGGCCATACTACTTCCCCTACTAA
- the LOC113550105 gene encoding serine/arginine repetitive matrix protein 1-like isoform X3, with translation MPKRGKEPRPSSRHSGGRFSPTSQPLRQPRNDYQIAGSSRSTYHMSQSAPEKPVFRGPETDVLHDLGNDKLKIIRVQMIRADIQQNDSFRKAYVVEDSVAGSRSKDKNHQNFEERQVHFNQNNQQILYDNDKNYGMPMSPTRLMSRDQSLSPRLNMVRPPSPPLPYSPERDHFNSDNNMLRRDRPKRSPERNVHDRPPRPEHFLEQLKMENFSSGPPPEPRSPEMRFRPGDHNRHRSKDDPIHYEERPRHSGSPIYFENHYQYNRSMSPNNRPFSPNHEQQLPITPPSLRELSSPLRDRPPHPNERPRRRRTPPPRRDRSRERRRRISPRRRTPPPVRSPIKRREIGKKRGPIKTQEARKREAKERKRRSQSKPKSATQQEHQQQQNPFQQPQPQPMYPPPPPPGVVRMPPRPFPPGPMMIPLRPPPFPPPMGAWRPPRPPMQAPPSGWPYPRPRPYYFPY, from the exons ATGCCTAAACGAGGAAAAGAACCGAGACCATCCAGTCGTCATTCTGGTGGTCGTTTTTCACCAACATCACAACCACTACGACAACCTAGAAATGATTATCAAATTGCAGGATCTTCACGTTCAac gtaccaCATGTCACAGAGTGCTCCTGAAAAACCAGTGTTTAGAGGACCAGAAACTGATGTATTGCATGATCTTGGaaatgacaaattaaaaatcattcgaGTCCAAATGATACGAGCTGACATTCAGCAAAACGATTCATTTCGTAAAGCTTATGTAGTTGAAGATTCAGTAGCTGGAAGTAGATCAAAAG ATAAAAACCATCAAAATTTTGAAGAACGACAAGttcattttaatcaaaataatcaacagATACTTTATGATAACG ataaaaattatggaATGCCTATGAGTCCAACCAGGTTAATGTCTCGAGATCAAAGTTTATCCCCACGTCTTAATATGGTTCGTCCACCATCTCCTCCTTTACCTTATTCTCCTGAACGTGATCATTTCAATTCTGACAACAATATGTTACGCAGAGATAGACCAAAACGCTCCCCGGAAAGAAATGTCCATGATCGTCCACCAAGGCCAGAACATTTTTTGgaaca ACTTAAGATGGAGAACTTTTCTTCTGGTCCTCCTCCAGAACCTAGATCACCAGAAATGCGTTTTAGACCAGGTGATCATAATAGACATCGTTCAAAGGATGACCCGATTCATTATGAAGAACGTCCCAGACACAGTGGATCTCCTATATATTTTGAGAATCATTACCAGTACAACAGAAGTATGTCACCTAATAACCGACCATTTTCTCCTAATCATGAACAACAATTGCCAATTACTCCACCGTCATTACGTGAGCTTTCTTCCCCTTTGAGAGATCGTCCACCACACCCTAATGAGCGTCCTCGAAGAAGACGCACACCACCGCCTAGACGGGATCGTTCAAGAGAAAGACGACGTCGCATTTCACCTAGAAGAAGAACACCACCACCAGTTCGTTCACCTATAAAGCGTAGAG aaattggTAAAAAACGAGGACCTATTAAAACTCAGGAAGCACGAAAACGAGAAGCCAAAGAAAGAAAAAGACGATCTCAATCCAAGCCAAAATCTGCTACACAACaa gaaCATCAGCAACAACAAAATCCATTCCAGCAACCTCAACCACAACCTATGTATCCGCCACCACCTCCTCCTGGAGTTGTTCGAATGCCACCGAGACCTTTCCCTCCAGGACCCATGATGATTCCATTGCGACCACCTCCCTTCCCACCACCAATGGGAGCATGGAGGCCACCACGTCCACCAATGCAGGCGCCTCCTTCTGGTTGGCCATATCCAC gCCCAAGGCCATACTACTTCCCCTACTAA